The Pandoraea vervacti DNA window GCAAATGGCGGAGCTCGCCGCCTTCATCCGCGCCCGCTACGCGCCGGACCAATCGCCCTGGGAACATCTGGAAGTGTCCGCGGCGCGCGCACGCATCGCCCAAGCTCATTGACGCGCGTCACCGACGCGCATCACTGACGCCCATCAGGCAGGCCGAGCGCTTGCGCTGCCCGCCTCCTTCGCCTCCCCCACAACGAAAAAAGGCCGACATCCTCTGTCGGCCCTTCCCTTGCGCACGCTGACGTATTACGCCGGTCGCCCGGCGCAACGACTATCGGTTCACCAGTTGCTTCGGATACGCAAGCGCAAGCGCGCAGCCGATCAGCATGCAGACCCCAAAGCCATAGATGCCAGCGGACTGCGTGTGAAACGTATCGCGCAGCCACCCGATGAAATACGTGCTGCCGAAGCCGCCGAGGTTGGCCAGCGAGCACGCGAACGCGATACCTGCCGCAGCGGCGGACCCTTTGAGGAACGTGGAGGGCAACGCCCAGACCACCGGCATGGCGGCTGCGGCACCCAGATTGATGAGCGAGAACAGCACGACGGTCATGACGGTGCCGTGCTGCCCCGTCGCGAAAACGAACATCGCAACTGCCGAGAGCATGAACGGCAGCACGATATGCCAGCGACGCTCGCGGCGCTTGTCCGAGCTGGCGCCCCACACCAGCACACCGACAACGGCGATCGCGTTCGGAATGGCCATCAGCCAGCCGATGGTGTACGGATCGCGCACCCCCGTGTCCTTCAGGATCGTGGGCAGCCAGAAGCTCACGCCGTACAGGCCGAGCAGCACACAGAGGTCGATCAGGCCGAGCGCCCACACCTTCAGATCGGTGAATGCCGCACTGAGGTTGTGCTGCTTGTGCGCGCTGGCGTCCTTGTCGAGATTCGCACTCAGAATGGCCTTTTCCTCGGCGCTCAGCCAGCGGGCCGAGGCAATGCCGTTGGGCAGATACATGAAGATCGCCACCCCGAGCAGCACCGACGGCAGCGCTTCGAGCACGAACAGCCATTGCCAGCCGCCAAAGCCGTGCGCGCCATCGAACATCGACATGATCCAGCCCGAAATCGGGCTACCCACCATGCTGGAGAGCGGAAGACCGACCATGAACAGCGCAATGATGCGCGCGCGGCGCTCGTCCGGATACCAATGGGTCAGATACAGCAGAACCCCGGGCAGGAAACCGGCTTCGGCCACGCCAAGCAGGAATCGAAGGACATAGAACTGCGTGGGCGTCGTCACGAACGCCGTGGCGCCTGACAGCAGCCCCCACGTGACCATGATGCGGGCGATCCACAGCTTCGCGCCCACTCGCTGAAGAATCAGA harbors:
- a CDS encoding MFS transporter, which codes for MSYTATPNSVAQPALHGSNVDALYRKVTIRLITFLCLCYFAAYLDRINVGLAKLQMLNALQFSDTVYGLGAGLFFAGYILFEVPSNLILQRVGAKLWIARIMVTWGLLSGATAFVTTPTQFYVLRFLLGVAEAGFLPGVLLYLTHWYPDERRARIIALFMVGLPLSSMVGSPISGWIMSMFDGAHGFGGWQWLFVLEALPSVLLGVAIFMYLPNGIASARWLSAEEKAILSANLDKDASAHKQHNLSAAFTDLKVWALGLIDLCVLLGLYGVSFWLPTILKDTGVRDPYTIGWLMAIPNAIAVVGVLVWGASSDKRRERRWHIVLPFMLSAVAMFVFATGQHGTVMTVVLFSLINLGAAAAMPVVWALPSTFLKGSAAAAGIAFACSLANLGGFGSTYFIGWLRDTFHTQSAGIYGFGVCMLIGCALALAYPKQLVNR